aaacaaagcaaaccaTTAATATATTTACGATAGTCATTGctgtcaatattaataaaccaCCATATATAGGATCAAGATTAGCTTATAGTTTAAGGCACCATGACTATTTCCGTGATTGAGGATTAGGCAAAATCCACAGCACATGGGATTGATTGCTGTGGATTGATTGGGATGTCATTAGCGTTCAATAAGGAATCCCTTCTGTCAGGATTGTAACTTTGCCAAAAATGTTCATGAAATTTTAGACAAGATCGAACAACAAATCTTAGGTAAGCTGTCCACTAGAAGACGAAGGTATTCACATGGCAAATCCTTCCCTCCTATTGGCTGTGGTTGCTTCCAAATTGGTGACCAATGGGATTTGGCTAAATTTGAAATCCACCAGAAAATTCCAGTTGGATTCTGATTCATATTCATTTCCATTACTAAATCTGTCATCAAGAATTAAACTAATACTCCCTATTGTCTATGAGTCTATGATCACAAGTTCAATTTACAAATCGAAAACATTGAAATTCATAAATAGTTGATCTATGAATGTAGCCACAGTAAATTAGTTATTTAGATCAGAGTACTAAATCAACTAATTAATGTGTATATGGAGAAAAACCTACCTAATTTTGGGTTTATAAAACTCTGATTCATCCAAGCTTAAACCCTTTAACTagaccaaacccagaaaaacccacCAACAATATCAATCAttctagaaaaaaaaacccaaaatccaaagaGAAATGAATCAATGCTTACACGTCATCCATGAACTTTGCAGAGACCAAGACACTAGTGATGAGCAATCGGTGAACATTGAACGAGTTGATAGGCAAAGCCTTCTGTCTTTGTGTGAACCGATCCAGATATACATAGGCCACCACAAAACAAGAGGGGCTACAATCTGCGTACTTGAAAATCCTCTCCAAATAGCTGTGGATTGAGATTGTGGGTTTTGTGAGGCAGTGAAACACCGAGAGCTTCTGCGAGTCGAGCCGCCGGTTCAGGTCGTTGGACTTGGCCACCCGGTCGAGGACGTCAGAGAGGAAAGCTATCACTCTCGGCATCGCTTCTGGGCTCTCGAGCTCAGACATTGTTGAAATGAAGATTGAAAAGTCTCCGCTGATGAGGCTCTTCTGTGTTGGCTTGGCTGGTTGTTATATATAAGAGAGGTAGGAATGCGCGTTGTGTTTAATATGATGGATTAGTTACTAAAGTAAGAGAGTAACTATCATTGTGTTTCTGTTTTTAATTGATACTAATTATGATTGGTAAGTATCAAAGTTACTACTAGGTTGTTGGTATTCTTGGTAAGTTGGCAGACTTGATATATTGGTTACAACTACTAACTTGGGTATCAAGTCAATAAATTTTGTGATTTATTTAGtagatttttatttcttctatttttgcTAGAATGAATGATCGAAAGAAGCATGTGGCAGAATGAGTCCATTTATCTGACCGAATgtaaagaaaaaataagaatatgttgaaggaaaatcaagtttagtgtgccttatcaaactaggaataggagagaaggttctagatttcccaatcctacacggattggtattccttgtaacattagattatgcactttgtaatccctatatatagggctcctattctctataatgaaatacacttctctcatcaatctctctcaataccaatatacttaaacacgttatcagcacgactctaaccacaaaacagaaaaccaaaactcattcacaaagcagcccctagcccgagctagccgagccttcgctgcagcccgagcacccgtgtgcttgcaaccttgcacagcagcccctgctgcccccccttcctgcagccctgcgttccagcctgctgccaccgaagcatccctgctgcgcaaacaagccaacgcacacccactgcatcttttttccgttcctgtgcacatccgtctactttcaagcctcgaaacgtctagttcggaagctcagatcgaaaaactttcttcatcaaagttgttcgtctctgtctcttccatctaacctccgaatttcagccttatcggagatatattcagatctgtacaccaatcgaagtacaagctgttcagaacagaatctgctccgaattttcaacaagtaagtattcaaaagagtaagttttgaagttcctataattcgaaatttaaatatttcttcttttctcggggacttgaaaacctcccttcttctacatcccacctttcttataacgtgggttcgattcttgaaaagcggaatcgtggggattcacgcaattaacgaactaagagcgttcgtaagacttcggactaagagcgtctgtaagcatcgatttaacgaactaagagcgttcgtatgctacggactaagagcgttcgtgagcatagattatggtcacgaaactttgatgtaatcattggctattattaataaagtatcgatttattttatctcatgtcatggacatatttttcgaactttattacttcaaatatataagagccaatggttttcatgcggaaacgcattgtgagaatggacaagagttcctttgcatcacctctaatgactacggacataaaagagtcttagagaaacttatgtgtcgatctagtgggttgtatgcaaccactatacgcataattgaatccaatcatgttatgagagatgatttatgggattctgacacatataggctttgacatgaccgtctgggacacctaggtcgtgatatgatgatccgtatattaaagacttcacacggacatccatttttcagaacgaaaggaagtaaaactcgaaatttggatcaaggaggagcacctgcgcctcacggcgccttcccccttcaagttcggccaccactagccggcgccgccatccccctgcggctccaGGGTGGCTTTGATGCCACCCCTGCTCCCCTGACTCcaatttctgcttctaaagtcaaaagtgacttcatggctcaaccaaaatcctcattggttatttctaaagcccattattcgttctgcaaagcctgctctttagcaaagttaggatcgagaccatcctatgcaaaggacaccaaagaaaatatactattcttgcaaagaatccaaggtgatatttgtggacctattcaaccatcatgcggaccatttcgatattttatggtattggttgatgcatcgacacgctggtcacatgtcatgttattgtccacaaggaacgctgcatttgctaaactcctagcacaaataattaagttaagggctcaccaccctgatcatcctattaagtctataagattagacaatgctggagagtttacatcaaagacttttgatgattattgcatgtccattgggattgatgttgaacatcctgttcctcatgttcacacccaaaatggtctcgcagaagtcgccattaaacgactacaaatggtcactagggcattggtaatgcgcaccaatctccctatttctgcttggggctatgcaatattgcatgcagctgtgcttattcgtctgaggcccactgccactcaacccttttctgcgtcccagatggtgactgggtatgagcctaatgtctcacacttacgcatatttgggtgtgcagtttatgtgccaattgcgccaccacagcgcaccaaaatgggtcctcaaagacgattaggcatttatgttggatatgattctccaacgattatccgctacatagaacccttgacaggcgatctctttaccgcaagatttgcggattgtcacttcgatgagacagtcttcccatcgttagggggagataagaacatcaatgttcaacaggaacgaccggaattgtcgtggtctgtccccactctgtctcatcttgatccccgaaccgcacagtccgaaattgaagtgcggagaattctcgatcttcagaacgtagcagaatcgatgcctgatgcgttttctgatatcgctaaagtgacgagatcacacatacctgctgcaaacatgcctacaaggattgatgtccctaaaattagaggacatgacgccacctcaagggcacttgagcatggcgccaacgtccaaagtggtagtgacgttgtggctaggcccacggctcctgccaggaagcgcgggaggccaataggttcgatggattctcgcccaagaaagaaagcgagtttggcacaaaataatccattaatcatcgatgtaaataatccatctcatgagaatattccagattatggttatgtccaagagacatcattgggggacgctccaatgtcagaaccaactccagagaatagagagatctccataaattacactagtgtacatgagatgatggatagaaattctatggcaattgatgatgcatttgcatatcatattgcgaaagggattatagaatatgatgatatcgaacctcgctctgttgaagaatgtcaacgaagagcagattggcctaaatggaaagatgcgatccaggttgaattggattcactaacaaagagacaggtatttgggtctataacgctgacaccaccaaatataaaacctgttggccataaatgggtctttgttagaaagcgtaatgagaaaaatgaggttgttagatacaaagcccgccttgtggcacaaggtttctcacaacgccctggaatcgactacgaggagacatattctcccgtaatggacgttataacgttccgctaccttgtcagtttggtagtttccgaaaaacttgacatgcagcttatggatgtggttacagcatatctctatggggatctagattcagagatatatatgaaggttccagatggacttcaattacccaaatcaaatggctctaaaccacagagcgcattttcaataagattgagacgctcactatatggattgaaacaatccggacggatgtggtataaccgtctaagtgactacttgattgggaagggatatattaacaatgaaatatgcccatgcgtgttcattaaaagaacaagttccggatttgcaatcgtagcagtttatgtcgatgacatgaacctaattggaactctagatgagttaaaggaaactgctaattacttgaaatccgaatttgagatgaaagatcttgggaaaacacggttttgtctcggtttagaactcgagcaccgtagtgatgggattttgatccatcagtctgcatatactcagaaaattctaaggcgctttaatgaagataaagcaaagcctgcgagtactcccatgatcggccgtagtcttgagcccggaaaagatctgtttcgtccaagg
This portion of the Rosa chinensis cultivar Old Blush chromosome 1, RchiOBHm-V2, whole genome shotgun sequence genome encodes:
- the LOC112177069 gene encoding cyclin-U4-1, whose protein sequence is MSELESPEAMPRVIAFLSDVLDRVAKSNDLNRRLDSQKLSVFHCLTKPTISIHSYLERIFKYADCSPSCFVVAYVYLDRFTQRQKALPINSFNVHRLLITSVLVSAKFMDDVSYNNAYFARVGGISTKEMNLLEMDFLFGLGFELNVTTENFFAYCSYLQREMLLQSPPLQVAESPLNLASRLKLHCSFNEDESTHQKQLAAV